A part of Miscanthus floridulus cultivar M001 chromosome 6, ASM1932011v1, whole genome shotgun sequence genomic DNA contains:
- the LOC136456472 gene encoding brassinosteroid LRR receptor kinase BRI1-like, whose translation MESPGLVAVVALFVVVAAAAAASAADDAQLLEQFKEAVPSQGAAGLRGWSASDGACKFPGAVCWGGRLTSLSLDAVPLNADFRAVAVTLLQLGSLETLSLRGANVSGALAAAPRCGAKLQSLDLSGNAGLRGSVADVEALAAACAGLSALNLSGGSVGGPRSAGVVASGFARLDALDLSDNKISGDGDLLWMVGAGVGAVRRLDLSGNKISALPEFSNCSGLEYLDLSGNLIAGEVAGGILADCRGLRTLNLSGNHLVGPFPADVAALTSLAALNLSNNNFSSEFPADAFSELKQLKVLSLSFNHFNGTIPDSLAALPELDVLDLSSNSFSGTIPSSICQGPNSSLRMLYLQNNYLSGAIPESISNCTRLQSLDLSLNNINGTLPASLGKLGELRDLIMWQNLLEGEIPASLENLDKLEHLILDYNGLTGGIPPELSKCKELNWISLASNQLSGPIPAWLGQLSNLAILKLSNNSFSGPIPAELGNCQSLVWLDLNSNQLNGSIPAELAKQSGKMNVGLVIGRPYVYLRNDELSSECHGKGSLLEFTSIRPEELSRMPSKKLCNFTRVYMGSTEYTFNKNGSMIFLDLSFNQLDSEIPKELGNMFYLMIMNLGHNLLSGVIPPELAGAKKLAVLDLSYNQLEGPIPNSFSTLSLSEINLSNNQLNGSIPELGSLSTFPKISYENNSGLCGFPLLPCGHNAGSSSSDDHRSHRNQASLAGSVAMGLLFSLFCIVGIVIIAIECKKRRQINEEASTSRDIYIDSRSHSGTTNWRLSGTNALSVNLATFEKRLQKLTFNDLIVATNGFHNDSLIGSGGFGDVYKAQLKDGKVVAIKKLIHVSGQGDREFTAEMETIGRIKHRNLVPLLGYCKCGEERLLVYDYMRFGSLEDVLHDRKKTGSKLNWAARKKIAIGAARGLAYLHHNCIPHIIHRDMKSSNVLIDEQLEARVSDFGMARMMSVVDTHLSVSTLAGTPGYVPPEYYQSFRCTTKGDVYSYGVVLLELLTGKPPTDSTDFGEDNNLVGWVKQHSKSKLTDVFDPELVKEDPALELELLEHLKIASQCLHDMPSKRPTMLKVMAMFKELQASSAVDSKTSECTGAMDDACFGDVEMTTLKEDKEEKD comes from the coding sequence ATGGAATCTCCGGGGCTGGTCGCTGTAGTGGCACTCTTCGTCGTtgtggcggcggccgcggccgcctctGCCGCCGACGACGCTCAGCTGCTGGAGCAGTTCAAGGAGGCCGTGCCGAGCCAGGGCGCCGCGGGCCTCCGCGGGTGGAGCGCCAGCGACGGCGCCTGCAAGTTCCCAGGCGCCGTCTGCTGGGGCGGTCGGCTCACGTCGCTGTCGCTCGACGCCGTCCCGCTCAATGCCGACTTCCGGGCCGTCGCGGTCACCCTGCTGCAGCTGGGCAGCCTCGAGACGCTCAGCCTGCGCGGCGCCAACGTCAGCGGCGCGCTGGCCGCCGCGCCGAGGTGCGGGgccaagctgcagtcgctcgaCCTGTCGGGGAATGCCGGCCTGCGGGGCTCCGTCGCCGACGTCGAGGCGCTGGCCGCTGCCTGCGCCGGGCTTAGCGCTTTGAACCTCTCCGGCGGTTCGGTGGGTGGGCCGAGGTCTGCCGGCGTTGTCGCCTCCGGATTTGCCCGGCTGGACGCTCTCGACCTGTCCGACAACAAGATCTCCGGCGATGGCGACCTCTTGTGGATGGTGGGCGCCGGCGTCGGCGCAGTCCGCCGTCTTGACCTCTCCGGGAACAAGATCTCTGCACTCCCGGAGTTCAGCAACTGCTCCGGGCTGGAGTACCTCGACCTCTCCGGCAACCTCATCGCCGGAGAGGTAGCCGGCGGGATTCTCGCTGACTGCCGTGGCCTAAGAACGCTCAACCTCTCAGGCAACCACCTGGTCGGCCCGTTCCCGGCAGACGTCGCCGCCCTCACCTCGCTCGCCGCACTCAACCTTTCAAACAACAACTTCTCCAGCGAGTTCCCTGCGGACGCTTTCTCCGAGCTCAAGCAGCTCAAGGTGCTCTCCCTCTCCTTCAACCACTTCAACGGCACCATTCCGGACTCCTTGGCAGCCCTGCCGGAGCTCGACGTGCTGGACCTCAGCTCCAACTCCTTCTCCGGCACCATCCCTTCGTCCATCTGCCAAGGCCCCAACTCCAGCCTCCGCATGCTGTACCTCCAGAACAACTACCTCTCCGGCGCCATCCCGGAGTCAATCTCCAACTGCACCAGGCTCCAATCTCTCGACCTCAGCCTCAACAACATCAACGGCACCCTCCCCGCATCGCTCGGAAAGCTCGGGGAGCTCCGGGATCTCATTATGTGGCAGAACTTGTTGGAGGGCGAGATTCCGGCGTCCCTGGAAAATTTGGACAAGCTCGAGCATCTCATCCTCGACTACAACGGGCTCACTGGCGGCATCCCGCCGGAACTCTCCAAGTGCAAGGAGCTGAACTGGATATCCTTGGCGAGCAACCAGCTGTCTGGTCCGATCCCGGCTTGGCTTGGGCAGCTCAGCAACCTGGCCATCTTGAAGCTGAGCAACAATTCCTTCTCGGGGCCAATACCGGCCGAGCTCGGCAACTGCCAGAGCTTGGTCTGGCTGGACCTGAACAGCAACCAGCTTAACGGGTCAATACCGGCGGAACTGGCAAAACAGTCTGGGAAGATGAACGTCGGCCTTGTCATTGGGCGGCCGTATGTGTATCTTCGCAATGACGAGCTGAGCAGCGAGTGCCATGGCAAGGGGAGCTTGCTAGAGTTCACCAGCATCCGACCTGAAGAGCTCAGTCGGATGCCGAGCAAGAAGCTGTGCAACTTCACTCGGGTGTACATGGGGAGCACAGAGTATACCTTCAATAAAAATGGATCCATGATATTTCTGGATTTGTCATTTAATCAGCTCGACTCAGAGATCCCAAAGGAGCTTGGGAACATGTTCTACCTCATGATCATGAATCTTGGGCACAACTTACTGTCTGGTGTCATCCCACCagaactagctggtgccaagaaGCTTGCGGTACTCGACCTGTCATACAACCAGTTGGAAGGGCCTATTCCCAACTCTTTCTCGACGCTGTCCTTGTCAGAGATCAACCTTTCAAATAATCAGCTGAATGGTTCAATTCCAGAGCTCGGTTCGCTGTCCACATTCCCGAAGATTTCATATGAGAATAACTCTGGTCTTTGTGGCTTCCCACTGTTGCCATGCGGGCACAATGCAGGCTCAAGTTCTTCCGATGACCACCGATCCCACCGGAACCAGGCTTCACTCGCAGGTAGTGTTGCTATGGGACTATTGTTCTCGCTGTTCTGCATAGTTGGTATTGTCATCATAGCCATCGAGTGCAAGAAGCGGAGGCAGATCAATGAAGAGGCAAGTACCTCTCGTGACATATACATTGATAGCCGGTCACATTCTGGGACTACCAATTGGAGACTCTCTGGTACTAATGCCCTCAGTGTCAACCTTGCTACATTTGAGAAGCGACTGCAGAAACTCACCTTTAATGATCTTATTGTGGCCACGAATGGCTTCCACAATGATAGCCTAATTGGGTCTGGTGGTTTTGGGGATGTCTATAAGGCCCAACTCAAGGATGGAAAGGTTGTTGCGATCAAGAAGCTTATACATGTGAGTGGTCAGGGTGACCGGGAGTTTACTGCAGAAATGGAGACCATTGGGAGGATCAAACACCGCAACCTTGTTCCGCTCCTCGGCTACTGCAAGTGTGGTGAGGAGCGGCTGTTGGTTTATGATTACATGAGGTTTGGCAGCTTGGAAGATGTGTTGCACGACCGAAAAAAGACTGGGAGTAAGCTAAATTGGGCAGCAAGAAAAAAGATCGCCATTGGGGCTGCAAGGGGATTGGCATACCTCCACCACAACTGTATTCCACACATCATCCATCGAGACATGAAGTCAAGCAATGTGCTTATTGATGAGCAATTAGAGGCAAGGGTATCTGATTTTGGTATGGCAAGGATGATGAGCGTGGTGGACACCCATCTGAGTGTGTCCACTCTCGCCGGCACTCCAGGTTATGTGCCACCAGAGTACTACCAGAGCTTCAGATGCACTACCAAGGGTGATGTGTATAGCTATGGTGTTGTATTGCTCGAGCTGCTCACTGGGAAACCGCCTACAGATTCAACTGACTTCGGTGAGGACAACAATCTTGTAGGATGGGTCAAACAACACTCAAAGTCGAAGCTCACAGATGTGTTTGATCCTGAACTGGTGAAGGAGGATCCAGCCTTGGAGCTCGAGCTACTGGAGCACCTAAAAATTGCTTCCCAGTGCTTGCATGACATGCCATCGAAGCGTCCGACAATGCTGAAAGTCATGGCAATGTTCAAGGAGTTGCAGGCCAGTTCGGCGGTGGACTCAAAGACTTCAGAATGCACAGGTGCCATGGATGATGCATGCTTCGGAGATGTGGAGATGACGACCCTGAAAGAAGACAAGGAGGAGAAGGACTAG